A stretch of Malassezia japonica chromosome 6, complete sequence DNA encodes these proteins:
- the NOG2 gene encoding GTPase required for pre-60S ribosomal subunit nuclear export and maturation (COG:S; EggNog:ENOG503NUVV) has product MAVQKKSGHTHTPGIKAVKGENFYRDAKAAKRVKLLTKHGVATKAKRDRQGNILEAAEYQSSEAKPGRVQPDRRWFGNTRVIAQDALDHFRTALGNKVHDPYSMVMRRNKLPMSLIQDPKSGKGPALTDVEPFQQTFGPGAQRKRPRLDMGMSSFADLAETSRVVGEKEDEKQAAIAAKAAGEGLVPEDREIPLGSSDADHISHPDELYSIPVQRGRSEPIYSKGQSRRIWGELYKVIDSSDVILHVLDARDPMGTRCRNVERHIREETPHKHLVYILNKVDLVPTWVTARWIKILSREFPTLAFHASINHSFGKGSLIQLLRQFSMLHSDKKQISIGFVGYPNVGKSSIINTLKKKKVCNVAPIPGETKVWQYISLMRRIYLIDCPGIVPVSAHDSETGTVLKGVVRVENLETPSEHIAALLSRVKPEYIKRTYNLEAWRDAEDFLTQLCSRMGKLHRGGEPDLDTVAKMVLNDWIRGKIPFFVPPPLPPSKASDVEKRVRGVDQPIQQIPVATKFTAEDRDGGRPEDFAKDEDAEPEEEEVLQEEDDNDEEEDDQEDESDDDEFENLAWEDVFSGDKQAPLPESESEEERPAKEKRMTTSKRKAENYYTHANVKNKNRGKKAALSEVAASSRQRERGSRVGANKKASRTSNPKLSKRK; this is encoded by the exons ATGGCCGTGCAGAAGAAGTCGGGGCATACGCATACGCCGGGCATCAAGGCGGTGAAAGGTGAAAACTTTTACCGCGATGCCAAGGCGGCGAAGCGCGTCAAGCTTCTCACGAAGCATGGCGTGGCCACAAAGGCGAAGCGCGATCGCCAGGGCAAtatcctcgaggcggccgagtaCCAGTCGTCCGAGGCGAAGCCGGGCCGCGTGCAGCCGGACCGCCGCTGGTTCGGGAATACGCGTGTGAttgcgcaggacgcgctgGACCACTTCCGGACGGCACTGGGCAACAAGGTGCACGATCCGTACTCGATGGTGATGCGCCGCAACAAGCTGCCCATGTCGCTCATCCAAGACCCCAAGAGTGGCAAAGGGCCTGCGCTCACCGACGTCGAGCCCTTCCAGCAGACGTTTGGGCCGGGCGcacagcgcaagcgcccgCGCCTCGATATGGGCATGAGCTCGTTTGCAgacctcgccgagacgtcgcgtgtcgtcggcgagaaggaggacgagaagcaggcggccatcgccgccaaggccgccggcgagggGCTCGTGCCGGAAGACCGCGAGATCCCGCTGGGGTCGTCGGACGCCGACCACATCTCGCACCCCGACGAGCTGTACTCGATCccggtgcagcgcggccgctcCGAGCCGATCTACTCCAAGGGCCAGTCGCGCCGTATCTGGGGCGAGCTGTACAAGGTCATTGACAGTTCCGATGTCATTCTGCAtgtgctcgatgcgcgcgaccCGATGggcacgcgctgccgcaacgtcgagcgccataTCCGTGAGGAAACGCCACACAAGCATCTCGTGTATATTTTGAACAAGGTCGATCTCGTGCCGACCTGGGTAACT GCACGCTGGATCAAGATCCTTTCGCGCGAGTTCCCGACGCTCGCTTTTCACGCGTCGATCAACCACAGCTTTGGCAAGGGCAGCCTGAtccagctcctgcgccagtTTAGCATGCTGCACTCGGACAAGAAGCAGATCAGTATCGGGTTCGTGGGCTACCCCAACGTCGGCAAGAGCTCGATTATCAACACGCTCAAGAAGAAAAAGGTGTGCAACGTCGCGCCGATCCCGGGCGAGACCAAGGTGTGGCAGTACATCTCGCTGATGCGCCGCATCTACCTCATCGACTGCCCCGGCATTGTCCCGGTGAGCGCGCACGACTCCGAGACGGGTACGGTGCTCAAGGGTGTCGTGCGTGTCGAGAACCTCGAGACGCCGTCCGAGCACATTGCCGCGCTGCTGAGCCGCGTCAAGCCCGAGTATATCAAGCGCACCTACAACCTCGAGGcgtggcgcgacgcggaagACTTCCTTACGCAGCTCTGCTCGCGTATGGGCAAGCtgcaccgcggcggcgagccggacctcgacacggtcgcCAAGATGGTGCTGAACGACTGGATCCGCGGCAAGATTCCCTTCTTTGTCCCGCCGCCCCTGCCGCCGTCCaaggcgagcgacgtggagaagcgcgtgcgtggcgtTGACCAGCCGATCCAGCAGATCCCCGTCGCGACCAAGTTTAccgccgaggaccgcgacggcggccggcCGGAAGACTTTgccaaggacgaggacgcggagcccgaggaggaggaagtGCTCCAAGAGGAGGACGACAAtgacgaggaagaggacgacCAAGaggacgagagcgacgacgacgagttcGAGAACCTGGCCTGGGAGGACGTCTTTAGCGGCGATAAGCAGGCCCCTCTGCCGGagagcgagagcgaggaAGAGCGGCCGGCCAAGGAGAAGCGCATGACCACGTccaagcgcaaggcggaAAACTACTACACGCATGCCAATGTCAAGAACAAGAACCGCGGCAAGAAGGCGGCGCTGAGCGAGGTCGCGGCGTCCTCccgccagcgcgagcgcggcagcCGTGTCGGTGCGAACAAGAAGGCGAGCCGGACGTCGAATCCAAAGTTGTCGAAGCGCAAGTAG
- a CDS encoding rhomboid protease (TransMembrane:4 (i30-49o94-114i121-140o160-178i); MEROPS:MER0015472; COG:T; EggNog:ENOG503Q6XA), with amino-acid sequence MPGKLSPAFFSARTLRTARPVRRAPSNPQYILYGLFGVNAGVYALWWYARDEAVRNGDNRMYRFMMSNFTSGEPNLRAGRWWTLLTASFSHQEFAHFGFNMLTFAFTAPALLPVIGAPQMLTLYIGSGLAASLASLAWPYVVDPLLHGDRFSLARKRYSLTQGASGSVYAMLAAYATMRPAATFYLYFALPIPAWVCPH; translated from the exons ATGCCTGGGAAGCTCTCGCCGGCGTTTTTttcggcgcgcacgcttcgcacagcgcgcccggtgcgccgcgcaccgtcgaATCCCCAGTACATCTTGTACGGCCTCTTTGGCGTGAACGCGGGCGTGTACGCTTTGTGGTGgtacgcgcgcgacgaggcggtgcgcaacgGCGATAACCGCATGTACCGCTTCATGATGAGCAACTTTacgagcggcgagccgaACCTGCGCGCGGGGCGCTGGTGGACGCTCCTCACGGCGAGCTTTAGCCACCAAGAATTCGCGCACTTTGGCTTCAACATGCTCACCTTTGCGTTCACCGCACCTGCGCTGCTCCCAGTGattggcgcgccgcagatGCTCACGCTGTACATCGGCTCGGGTCTcgcggcgtcgctcgcgagccTTGCGTGGCCGTACGTCGTCGATCcgctgctgcacggcgaCCGCTTCTCGCTGGCACGCAAGCGGTACAGCCTGACGCAGGGTGCGAGTGGCTCGGTGTATGCGATGTTGGCTGCGTATgcgacgatgcggccgGCAGCGACCTTCTATCTCTACTTTGCGCTGCCGATTCCGGCATGGGTGTGC CCACATTGA
- a CDS encoding uncharacterized protein (EggNog:ENOG503P6SR; COG:S), with protein sequence MPLFDLGRGKKSDTDSVHSQERGRPMVATGRGGAGNIRSAQQAAQEENTPQNAPHIMHVGRGGMGNVRSPSRDPLDRKRKEEEEQQLDQLQTAELKQGMHSTGRGGRGNIPLGEQEERGRRQSPGNTRVAGVLRSLSRSRSRDPGDSSRREASRTRGTPLNQVMEDE encoded by the exons ATGCCTTTGTTTGATCTGGGACGCGGCAAGAAGTCCGATACGGATAGCGTACACTCGCAGGAGCGTGGCCGCCCGATGGTGGCTacaggccgcggcggcgcgggcaaC ATTCGCTCTGCGCAACAAGCTGCGCAGGAGGAGAACACGCCGCAGAACGCACCGCACATTATgcacgtcggccgcggcggtaTGGGCAacgtgcgctcgccgtcgcgcgatCCGCTGGaccgcaagcgcaaggaggaggaagaaCAGCAGCTCGATCAGCTGCAGaccgccgagctcaagcAGGGCATGCACTCGacgggccgcggcggccgcggcaaCATCCCGCTCGGAGAgcaggaggagcgcggACGCCGCCAATCGCCGGGCAACACACGCGTGGCaggcgtgctgcgctcgctctcgcgctcacgctcgcgcgaccCGGGCGACTCGAGCCGCCGCGAAGCATCACGGACGCGTGGAACGCCCTTGAATCAGGTCATGGAGGACGAATAG
- a CDS encoding uncharacterized protein (EggNog:ENOG503NVUM; COG:E; SECRETED:SignalP(1-17); MEROPS:MER0001629) — translation MVSSLLYALVLSVLALGSYLYPTRHTPHAPHGPNNDVPIFMRAPSQGYPPAYPMNGTHGAVTCEVDVCSFVGTYLLAKGGSATDAATGASICVGVMHAYHSGIGGGGFALVKTNQSEPIMIDYREKAPRGAHQDMFVGLPIEEMYHGGLSIAVPGEIRGWEAMHKLYGKLPWADLIMPSVTIARRGFRIPRQLKMAMDVLDGLICNAPRLNETYCVNGKPKSEGETVHLPDLADTLEAVARDGPDAFYRGPIAERTVAAVQERGGSMTMQDMAEYKVLYRPAQSIPYRNKYRVWSTSVPSSGAVVLSALRTLEHYPEKAFESNDVLATHRMIEAVKFAYGERTRYGDPAFLKNVTGYEAEAISAAAGATRYNKIDDFGTHPVSYYNPALEDSGEDHGTSHINAVDASGMAVSITTTVNLWWGSAVQTEDGILLNDDMDDFSTPGTPNQFGYEPSRANYIEPGKRPLSSMSPMMVEDLHTGELKLIAGSAGGSRIITANLQMVYSYLSSDGRVSMQEVIDRPRWHNQLLPDVTYYEYHSPNVPSLPGFNNVTVAALTALGHDPVWFEPGSSAAQAIQRVGRAWVTASELRQPEARGGAF, via the exons ATGGTGAGTAGCCTGCTGTATGCGCTGGTCCTGAGcgtcctggcgctcggctcgtACCTGTATCCCACGCGGCATACACCGCATGCACCGCATGGACCCAACAATGACGTGCCGATCTTtatgcgcgcgccgtcgcaaGGCTACCCGCCGGCCTACCCCATGAACGGCACCCATGGCGCGGTGACGTGCGAAGTCGACGTGTGCTCGTTCGTCGGCACGTACCTGCTGGCCAAAggcggctcggcgaccgATGCG gcgacgggcgcgtcgATCTGCGTCGGTGTCATGCATGCGTACCACTCTGGCATTGGCGGTGGCGGATTTGCGCTGGTCAAGACGAACCAGAGTGAGCCGATTATGATCGACTACCGTGAAAAAGCGCCGCGGGGTGCGCACCAGGACATGTTTGTGGGCTTGCCGATCGAGGAAATGTACCATGG GGGTCTCTCGATTGCGGTCCCCGGCGAGATTCGCGGCTGGGAGGCGATGCACAAGCTGTATGGCAAGCTGCCGTGGGCGGACCTGATCATGCCGTCCGTAAcgatcgcgcgccgcggttTCCGCATCCCCCGCCAGCTCAAGATGGCGATGGACGTGCTGGACGGCCTCATTTGtaacgcgccgcgcctgaACGAGACGTACTGTGTGAACGGCAAGCCGAAGAGCGAGGGCGAGACGGTGCACCTCCCCGACCTTGCtgacacgctcgaggcggtggcgcgcgacggccccGACGCCTTTTACCGTGGCCCGATTGCCGAGCGGAccgtcgccgcggtgcAGGAGCGGGGCGGGTCGATGACGATGCAGGACATGGCCGAGTACAAGGTGCTGTACCGTCCCGCACAGTCCATTCCGTATCGCAACAAGTACCGCGTATGGTCGACGTCTGTGCCGAGTTCTGGCGCCGTGGTCCTttctgcgctgcgcacgctcgagcactACCCCGAAAAAGCGTTCGAGAGCAACGACGTCTTGGCGACGCACCGCATGATCGAGGCGGTCAAGTTTGCGTATGGCGAACGTACGCGGTACGGCGACCCCGCCTTCCTCAAGAACGTGACCGGCtacgaggccgaggcgatctcggcagcggccggcgcgacgcgctacAACAAGATTGACGACTTTGGGACGCACCCTGTGTCGTACTACAATCCCGCACTGGAGGACAGCGGTGAGGACCACGGCACGTCGCACATCAATGCGGTGGATGCGAGCGGCATGGCGGTGAGCATCACCACCACCGTGAACCTCTGGTGGGGCAGCGCGGTCCAGACCGAGGACGGCATCCTGCTCAACGACGACATGGACGACTTTAgcacgcccggcacgccgaaCCAGTTTGGCTACGAGCCGTCGCGGGCGAACTATATCGAGCCGGGCAAGCGCCCGCTGTCGTCCATGTCGCCGATGATGGTCGAGGACCTGCACACGGGCGAGCTGAAGCTCATTGCAGGCTCTGCTGGCGGCTCGCGCATCATTACCGCCAACCTGCAGATGGTATACAGCTACCTGTCGAGCGACGGGCGCGTGTCGATGCAAGAGGTCATCGACCGCCCCCGCTGGCACAACCAGCTGCTGCCGGACGTGACGTACTACGAGTACCACAGCCCGAACGtgccgtcgctgccgggCTTTAACAATGT GACCGTCGCCGCACTcactgcgctcggccacgaCCCCGTGTGGTTCGAGCcgggctcgtcggccgcgcaggccatccagcgcgtcggccgcgcgtggGTCACCGCTTCGGAGCTGCGgcagcccgaggcgcggggcggcgcattttag
- the SYR1 gene encoding arginine--tRNA ligase (COG:J; EggNog:ENOG503NVK0), producing MSHPPIPPQKAFQGVDLFHKLPKLPELEGTDPASAPQDAFRLAIADQLSKTLNVPLKDVFLGVAPGGKDSDFKVVLPRFRLPTKVDELQEKAMSEFKPNEYVERVSKQGPALLYHVKVDTLIAFTLATVHAMTYGAGAFVDADGKKRPSYGSNTSGRGKKVLVEFSSPNIAKPFHAGHLRSTIIGAFLSNLYEANGWEVHRLNYLGDWGKQFGLLALGWRRFGDEKELEKDAVQHLYNVYVQINKLAEESEEGEKIHDEARAFFKGMEDGEQANLVEWEKFRDISIKQYEKTYSRLNVRFDDYTGESKVSKEGLEKTMGILRQADFTTREENGALLVDLTPYKLEKAVIERKDGTPLYLTRDIVEAQQRWENYNGFDKMIYVVASQQDLHLAQFFKILELMDAPFATKGDSKLLHINFGMVQGMSTRKGTAVFLDHILDETKEHMHEVMKKNEAKYAQLEDPEYTADIVGMTAVKIQDMSGKRINNYAFDWKRMFSFEGDTGPYLQYNHVRLCSMERTNAEDGLVLPKEDLDVSTMHTERLQGKEALELVWLIASWPDVVKTVSRDHQASTIVTFCFKLTHAISSAWEKLLVKNQERDDALVRLWLYRCAKDVLGSALRLLTITPLERM from the coding sequence ATGAGCCACCCCCCCATTCCGCCGCAGAAGGCTTTCCAAGGTGTGGATTTGTTCCACAAGCTGCCCAAGCTCCCGGAGCTGGAAGGCACCGATCCCGCCTCGGCCCCCCAGGATGCGTTCCGTCTTGCGATCGCCGATCAGCTGTCCAAGACGCTGAATGTGCCGCTGAAGGACGTGttcctcggcgtcgccccCGGCGGTAAGGACTCTGACTTCAAGGTGGTCCTGCCCCGTTTCCGCCTGCCGACCAAGgtggacgagctgcaggagAAGGCGATGAGCGAATTCAAGCCGAACGAGTACGTGGAGCGTGTGTCCAAGCAGGGCCCTGCGCTGCTGTACCACGTCAAGGTCGACACGCTTATTGCCTTTACGCTCGCGACCGTGCACGCGATGACGtacggcgccggcgcgtttgtcgacgccgacggcaaGAAGCGCCCGTCGTACGGCTCGAACACGTCGGGCCGCGGCAAAAAGGTGCTTGTCGAGTTCTCGTCGCCCAACATTGCCAAGCCCTTCCACGCCGGCCACCTGCGTAGCACGATCATTGGCGCCTTTCTCTCGAACCTGTACGAGGCCAACGGCTGGGAGGTCCACCGCCTGAACTACCTCGGCGACTGGGGCAAGCAGTTTGGTTTGCTGGCCCTTGGGTGGCGCCGCTTTGGTGACGAAAAAGAGCTCGAGAaggacgcggtgcagcacCTGTACAATGTCTATGTCCAGATCAACAAGCTCGCGGAAGAGAGCGAGGAGGGCGAAAAGAtccacgacgaggcgcgtgccttTTTCAAGGGCATGGAGGACGGCGAGCAGGCAAACCTCGTCGAGTGGGAAAAGTTCCGCGACATTTCGATCAAGCAGTACGAAAAGACGTACAGCCGCCTGAACGTCCGCTTTGACGACTACACCGGCGAGTCGAAGGTGTCCAAGGAAGGTCTCGAAAAGACCATGGGCAtcctgcgccaggccgACTTTACCACCCGTGAAGAgaacggcgcgctgctcgtcgacctcaCGCCGTACAAGCTGGAAAAGGCGGTGATTGAGCGCAAggacggcacgccgctgtACCTCACGCGCGACattgtcgaggcgcagcagcgctgGGAGAACTACAACGGCTTCGACAAGATGATCTACGTCGTGGCGTCGCAGCAGGATCTGCACCTGGCGCAGTTTTTCAAGATCCTCGAGCTGATGGACGCGCCGTTTGCGACCAAAGGCGACTCGAAGCTCCTCCACATCAACTTTGGCATGGTGCAAGGCATGTCGACGCGCAAAGGCACCGCCGTCTTCCTCGACCACATCCTGGACGAGACCAAGGAGCACATGCACGAGGTCATGAAGAAGAACGAGGCCAAGtacgcgcagctcgaggacccCGAGTACACCGCCGACATTGTCGGCATGACCGCCGTCAAGATCCAGGACATGTCGGGCAAGCGCATCAACAACTATGCGTTTGACTGGAAGCGCATGTTTTCGTTCGAGGGCGATACCGGCCCGTACCTGCAGTACAACCACGTGCGTCTGTGCTCGATGGAGCGCACCAACGCAGAAGACGGCCTGGTGCTCCCGAAGgaggacctcgacgtgTCGACGATGCAtaccgagcgcctgcagggcaaagaggcgctcgagctcgtgtGGCTCATTGCGTCCTGGCCGGATGTCGTCAAGACCGTGAGCCGCGACCACCAGGCGTCGACGATCGTTACGTTCTGCTTCAAGCTGACGCACGCCATCTCCTCCGCCTGGGAGAAGCTCCTGGTAAAGAAccaggagcgcgacgacgcgctcgtccgccTGTGGCTCTACCGCTGCGCCAAGGACGTGCTCGGtagcgcgctgcgtctgctGACCATTACGCCGCTCGAACGTATGTAG
- the CCT7 gene encoding T-complex protein 1 subunit eta (COG:O; EggNog:ENOG503NVKZ) yields the protein MVHVPSHASTVFAHVILPRLCSDTMAGMMRGNGGGRLGMMQPPVILLKEGTDTSQGTGQLLSNIGACLSIVACVSSTLGPRGMDKMIVNDRGQATISNDGATIMKLLDIVHPAARTLVDIARAQDAEVGDGTTSVVLLAGELLKESRQFIEEGVSPHVVAKGIMRASELAVARVKELAVHIDKGNPEAFNDLLLKCAGTAMSSKLIVSQRPFFAQMAVDAVQALDQEDLNEKMIGIKMVPGGAMQDSLLIRGVAFKKTFAYAGFEQQPKSFVNPKILCLNVELELKAEKDNAEVRINEVSEYQAIVDAEWSIIYNKLEAIVATGAKVVLSKLPIGDLATQYFADRDIFCAGRVPHDDLQRVVQAVGGSVQSTVSDIDATRHLGSCEQFEERQIGGERFNIFTGCVGAKTATIVLRGGAEQLIAEIERSLHDAIMIVKRAVQNNDVVAGGGAIEMELSKHLREHARTIQGKQQLIIAAYAKALECIPRQLADNAGFDATDLMNQLRMRHAQGHIWDGIDVTTEGVSDNMQKFVWEPALIKINALSSSAEAARVILSIDETINAQQSEKPNPGPPAPPGTAQRALRGGGLPRR from the coding sequence ATGGTGCACGTCCCAAGTCACGCCTCCACCGTTTTCGCTCACGTGATCCTCCCACGCCTTTGTTCCGACACGATGGCCGGCATGATGCGTGGCAATGGTGGTGGGCGTCTCGGCATGATGCAGCCGCCTGTGATTCTGTTGAAAGAAGGTACGGATACCTCGCAAGGTACCGGGCAGCTTCTGTCGAACATTGGTGCGTGTCTCTCGATCGTCGCGTGCGTGTCGTCGACGTTGGGTCCGCGTGGCATGGACAAGATGATCGTCAACGACCGCGGCCAGGCGACGATTTCGaacgacggcgcgacgatTATGAAGCTCCTTGATATTGTGCACCCCGCTGCGCGTACGCTTGTGGATattgcgcgtgcgcaggatgCCGAAGTCGGCGACGGGACGACGTCGGTCGTTCTGCTtgccggcgagctgctcaaagAGAGCCGTCAGTTTATTGAGGAGGGCGTGTCGCCGCATGTTGTTGCCAAAGGCATTATGCGTGCGTccgagctcgcggtcgCCCGCGTGAAGGAGCTCGCGGTGCACATTGACAAAGGCAACCCCGAGGCGTTCAACGACCTGTTGCTCAAGTGCGCCGGCACGGCGATGTCGTCGAAGCTGATCGTGTCGCAGCGCCCCTTTTTTGCGCAGATGGCCGtggacgcggtgcaggcgctcgaccaggagGACCTGAACGAAAAGATGATTGGAATCAAGATGGTGCCCGGCGGTGCGATGCAGGACTCGCTCCTGATCCGCGGTGTGGCGTTCAAGAAGACGTTTGCGTACGCCGGCTTTGAGCAGCAGCCCAAGAGCTTTGTGAACCCCAAGATTCTCTGCTTGAATGTCGAGCTGGAGCTCAAGGCGGAGAAGGACaacgccgaggtgcgcatcAACGAGGTGAGCGAGTACCAGGCGATTGTCGACGCCGAGTGGTCCATCATCTACAacaagctcgaggcgatcgtcgcgaccggcgccaAGGTCGTCCTCTCCAAGCTTCCGATCGGCGACCTCGCGACGCAGTACTTTGCGGACCGCGACATTTTCTGCGCGGGCCGCGTGCCCCACGAcgacctgcagcgcgtcgtgcaggcGGTCGGCGGCTCGGTGCAGTCGACCGTGTCGGACATtgacgcgacgcgccaccTTGGCTCGTGCGAGCAGTTTGAGGAGCGCCAGATCGGTGGCGAGCGCTTCAACATCTTTACGgggtgcgtcggcgccaagacggcgacgatcgtgctgcgtggcggcgccgagcagctcatCGCCGAGATTGAGCGCTCGCTCCACGACGCGATCATGATCGTcaagcgcgccgtgcagaACAACGATGTGgtggccggcggcggcgcgatcgagATGGAGCTGTCCAagcacctgcgcgagcacgcgcggACCATCCAGGGCAAGCAGCAGCTGATCATTGCGGCGtacgccaaggcgctcgagtgcATTCCccggcagctcgcggacAATGCGGGCTTTGACGCGACGGACCTCATGAACcagctgcgcatgcgccaCGCGCAGGGACACATCTGGGACGGCATTGACGTCACCACCGAGGGCGTCTCGGACAACATGCAAAAGTTTGTGTGGGAGCCGGCCTTGATCAAGATCAACGCCCTGAGCTCGtccgccgaggccgcgcgtgTGATCCTCAGCATCGACGAGACGATCAACGCGCAGCAGAGCGAAAAGCCGAACCCCGGCCCGCCCGCCCCGCCGGGcaccgcgcagcgcgcgctccgcggcggcggactGCCCCGCCGCTAG
- a CDS encoding uncharacterized protein (EggNog:ENOG503PMF3), protein MWFVHSWFDGEDAPPTSRVLHTGREYTLGRKESAVDLCVPLFRISRLAGTLYVALMPLDAVPNADMIPKVTWTMHNKSKSGSVVESYRGKNRTEQRIRVDSPVPLVDRARVRLVGDVYAEVRWIPCTIGFLRVPSLDSDEVQQRAAQCGVHLVSAKHGLDARCTHLCVANVRPNKTQLLALVRGLLVVSDAFVSAVLACPSESAWPDSRLYTPPLDMRLGPDAHISAAQLAPSSRRSSLFRGTTLVIVLPGHERRYSDLVELAEAAEGHVCTHDMSTHPLRTHDDAMRMLRDAQAASRAYWAKSTAIVPVQEAFVLCGDASGASWPSLMEESAQRLGLRFLSQGIAAISECILESRTCAELYAMSHAAHDSDDDATLLVSATQPRAMQPLRRTQRITASILDTDPDVLPPTQPSGPAYAGDISLHSPEHVPDDTQVRWEEPYDSDCERAEAEVSMAPDPPTDVSVQEIPNTEFRAGDTTDRPDGLEDITDRTTTSDVHQTSLEDITDPTDHSIHPTSRADDSSVERVSSEIVPRHAEERSSSSRMDGTPTRSASEAPLESMPTPSMPTPPVPDNVPASAPASKPLLRRAGTRQARRSVLLDELLGVSSEPRPSSAEYRRRWEEERQASQSTSEAHTPVQSVDPSPEWSLQRPSFVQVRFAPLVRKRAAEAPAPSPPIPQHSTPNYKKFRTRDRSAPRRVALIAPGTPDTHSTPAEDPLFLGNASD, encoded by the exons ATGTGGTTCGTGCACTCGTGGTTCGATGGCGAGGACG CGCCACCCACGTCTCGTGTCCTACATACAGGGCGAGAATATACCCTTGGACGTAAAGAAAGCGCGGTCGATTTATGTGTGCCCCTCTTTCGCATTAGTCGTCTGGCCGGCACACTCTACGTCGCGCTCATGCCACTCGACGCCGTGCCAAATGCAGACATGATTCCCAAAGTGACATGGACGATGCACAACAAGAGCAAGTCGGGATCGGTCGTCGAGAGTTACCGCGGCAAGAATCGTACAGAGCAGCGTATCCGCGTCGACTCGCCTGTTCCCCTCGTCGAccgagcgcgcgtgcgacTTGTGGGCGACGTGTACGCCGAAGTGCGGTGGATTCCATGCACGATTGGCTTTCTCCGCGTCCCATCGCTGGATTCAGACGAGGTccagcagcgtgccgcacAGTGCGGAGTGCATCTCGTCTCGGCCAagcacggcctcgacgcgcgatGTACGCACCTATGTGTCGCAAACGTGCGGCCAAACAAGACGCAGCTATTAGCACTTGTGCGTGGACTATTGGTCGTATCCGACGCATTTGTCAGTGCGGTGCTGGCCTGTCCTTCGGAAAGTGCGTGGCCGGATAGCCGGCTGTATACCCCCCCACTGGATATGCGCCTCGGCCCCGATGCGCATATTTCCGCCGCACAGCTTGCGCCATCATCCCGGCGATCGTCGCTATTTCGCGGCACGACGCTGGTCATTGTCCTGCCTGGGCACGAAAGGCGCTAT TCCGACCTGGTAGAGCtagccgaggccgccgaaGGGCACGTGTGTACGCACGACATGAGCACGCACCCGCTGCGTACGCACGACGATGCCATGCGAATGCTTCGCGATGCACAAGCAGCGTCGCGGGCATATTGGGCCAAGAGCACGGCGATTGTGCCGGTGCAAGAGGCGTTTGTCCTCTGTGGTgacgcgtccggcgcatcgtGGCCTTCTTTAATGGAAGAGTCCGCACAGAG GCTGGGCCTCCGTTTCCTATCTCAAGGCATTGCTGCGATCTCTGAATGCATCCTCGAGTCCAGGACGTGTGCTGAGCTCTATGCGATGAGCCATGCTGCGCACGACagtgacgacgacgcgacgctgctCGTCTCTGCAACACAGCCCAGAGCGAtgcagccgctgcgcagAACACAGAGGATTACAGCCTCGATCCTCGATACGGATCCCGACGTCCTGCCTCCGACGCAGCCCAGTGGGCCTGCGTACGCTGGCGACATTTCGCTGCATTCGCCCGAGCATGTGCCGGACGATACGCAAGTACGCTGGGAAGAGCCGTATGACTCGGACTGCGAACGGGCCGAGGCAGAAGTGAGTATGGCGCCTGATCCGCCGACCGACGTGTCCGTGCAAGAAATACCCAATACAGAATTCCGCGCAGGCGACACCACCGACCGTCCGGACGGGCTCGAGGATATCACGGATcgcacgacgacgtcgGATGTGCACCAAACGAGTCTCGAGGATATTACAGATCCTACGGACCATTCGATCCACCCGACCTCGCGTGCGGACGACTCGAGCGTGGAACGAGTATCAAGCGAGATCGTGCCTAGGCATGCAGaggagcgcagcagctcgtcgcgtaTGGACGgtacgccgacgcgctctgcttccgaggcgccgctcgagtcCATGCCGACGCCGTCCATGCCGACTCCGCCTGTCCCTGACAATGTGCCTGCCAGTGCGCCTGCCTCCaagccgctgctgcgccgtgcaggcacgcgccaggcacggcgctcggtgctcctggacgagctcctcggcgtaTCGTCCGAGCCTCGCCCTTCCAGCGCCGAGTACCGCCGGCGGTGGGAAGAAGAGCGGCAGGCGAGCCAAAgcacgagcgaggcgcatACGCCGGTGCAAAGCG TGGACCCCTCGCCCGAGTGGTCCCTGCAGCGCCCCTCGTTTGTCCAAGTGCGCTTTGCGCCACTCGTACGAaaacgcgccgccgaggccccgGCGCCTTCTCCGCCCATACCCCAGCACTCTACGCCGAACTACAAAAAGTTTCGCACGCGCGACCGCTCCGccccgcgtcgcgtcgcacTTATCGCGCCTGGCACCCCCGATACCCACAGCACGCCTGCCGAGGACCCGTTGTTCCTTGGCAATGCTTCCGATTAG